The proteins below come from a single Nitrosospira sp. Is2 genomic window:
- a CDS encoding arginyltransferase: MSKLNDLPSSALQFYTTASYPCSYLPEQLARSQVATPSHLIDTGVYGELVQAGFRRSGAFTYRPYCDNCRACMPVRVVADRLTLSRTQRRSWKRHQQLVATQHDLYYHPDHYSLYLRYQAKRHAGGGMDRDSREQYRHFLLPSNVNSRLVEFRENGQLRMISIIDELPDGISSVYTFFDPDVPGASFGTYNILWQAQLCLTLKLPYLYLGYWIKDSRKMAYKAAFRPLQGLINGQWEQLMPLSNLEDRYPT, from the coding sequence ATGAGCAAGTTAAATGATCTTCCTTCTTCGGCGCTACAGTTCTATACAACTGCGTCTTATCCATGCAGCTATCTGCCGGAGCAGTTGGCGCGCTCCCAGGTAGCGACTCCCAGCCACCTGATCGACACAGGCGTTTATGGTGAGTTGGTACAGGCGGGTTTTCGGCGTAGCGGCGCTTTTACCTATCGTCCCTACTGCGACAACTGCCGCGCCTGCATGCCAGTACGGGTAGTGGCTGACAGATTGACTCTCAGTCGTACGCAGCGCCGTTCATGGAAGCGTCATCAGCAGTTGGTGGCGACACAACACGACTTGTATTATCACCCGGATCACTATTCACTCTATCTGCGGTACCAGGCAAAACGCCACGCCGGGGGAGGTATGGACCGTGACAGCCGCGAGCAGTACCGGCATTTTTTGCTTCCGAGTAACGTTAACTCGCGTCTGGTCGAGTTTCGCGAAAATGGTCAGCTGCGCATGATCAGCATTATTGATGAACTGCCGGACGGGATATCGTCGGTTTATACTTTTTTCGATCCGGACGTGCCGGGGGCGAGCTTCGGTACCTACAATATTTTATGGCAAGCACAACTGTGCCTGACATTGAAACTGCCTTATCTTTATCTGGGATACTGGATCAAGGATAGCCGGAAGATGGCTTATAAGGCTGCTTTCCGCCCATTGCAGGGCTTGATTAACGGGCAATGGGAGCAGCTAATGCCGCTAAGCAATTTGGAAGATCGCTATCCCACATAG